Proteins encoded in a region of the Burkholderia sp. WP9 genome:
- a CDS encoding cytochrome P450 has protein sequence MNGKLTNDWDPRSGDVTRDQAAAYDDMRHRCPAAHSDYLNLSLFRHDDVVRVLNEPETFSNAVSSYLSVPNGMDPPEHTQYRSIIEPYFSPQRMAVFEPVCREIAASLVNGLSSGDEVEFNARFAQDFAMNIQCAFLGWSGELRAPLLHWIRKNREATLTGDRIALDRVAVEFDTYIKGLLMQRRESGTDAPDDITSSLIREEIGDRLLHDDEIVSILRNWTVGELGTIAACVGILAHYLAEHPDVQQRLRKQPSLLPKAIDEILRIRAPLIATRRISTKPAEIGGRDVPGGQRITLMWASANRDEAVFGDPDEFRLDRDPASNLLYGSGIHECPGAPLARLELRVGMEELLARTTWIALLPGSLPMNAVYPAAGFSALPLRIE, from the coding sequence ATGAACGGGAAGCTGACCAACGATTGGGATCCGAGGTCCGGGGACGTCACTCGAGATCAGGCTGCGGCATATGATGACATGCGGCACCGCTGTCCCGCTGCGCATAGTGACTACCTGAACTTGTCCCTGTTCCGCCATGACGATGTCGTGCGCGTGCTCAACGAGCCTGAAACGTTCAGTAATGCAGTCTCGAGCTATCTCTCCGTGCCCAATGGCATGGATCCTCCCGAGCATACCCAGTACAGAAGCATTATCGAGCCTTATTTCAGCCCGCAGCGGATGGCGGTCTTTGAACCTGTGTGCCGGGAGATTGCCGCCAGTCTGGTAAATGGACTTTCGAGCGGCGACGAAGTCGAATTTAACGCCCGGTTCGCACAGGACTTTGCGATGAACATCCAGTGCGCTTTTCTGGGTTGGTCTGGGGAATTACGCGCGCCACTTCTTCACTGGATTCGCAAAAACCGCGAAGCCACGCTGACGGGTGACAGAATCGCTCTCGACCGGGTGGCCGTCGAATTTGACACCTACATCAAGGGCTTGCTGATGCAACGACGGGAATCGGGCACGGACGCACCAGACGACATCACGAGCAGCCTGATACGCGAGGAGATCGGGGACCGGCTGCTACACGACGACGAAATTGTCAGCATCCTGCGCAATTGGACTGTCGGCGAGCTCGGGACGATTGCGGCGTGCGTGGGCATTCTCGCTCACTACCTCGCCGAGCATCCTGATGTCCAGCAACGTTTGCGAAAGCAGCCATCGCTATTGCCAAAGGCCATCGACGAAATACTTCGGATCCGCGCGCCGCTCATCGCCACTCGCCGCATCAGTACCAAACCGGCGGAGATCGGCGGTCGCGATGTGCCCGGCGGCCAGCGTATCACACTCATGTGGGCATCCGCGAACCGGGACGAGGCGGTTTTTGGAGACCCTGATGAATTCCGGCTCGACCGCGATCCGGCCAGCAACCTGCTATACGGTTCCGGCATTCATGAGTGTCCGGGTGCGCCGCTCGCCCGGCTTGAACTGCGTGTTGGCATGGAAGAACTGCTCGCACGAACTACCTGGATTGCGCTCCTCCCGGGGAGTCTCCCCATGAACGCTGTGTATCCAGCGGCTGGCTTTTCTGCGTTGCCATTGCGCATCGAGTGA
- a CDS encoding PAS domain S-box protein — protein sequence MEETSALAEWIIEQTADAVIYADRSGAIARWNHAAAALFGYSAA from the coding sequence ATGGAAGAAACGTCCGCGCTCGCTGAATGGATAATCGAACAGACGGCTGATGCCGTAATCTATGCCGACCGTTCCGGTGCCATCGCGCGCTGGAACCATGCTGCAGCAGCGCTGTTCGGCTACAGTGCCGCTTAG
- a CDS encoding IS5 family transposase, with product MNQLTLAMAVDQCAGFGAQRKPTRREAFLDEMNRIVPWAQLCAVVEPFYPKRGNGRPPIVLERMLRIHFVQHWFNLADLACEEALYDSLSLRRFVGIDLGSETVPDATTLLKFRHLLEEHKLGERIFAEVGQVLQARGAKLKSGTIVDATLIGAPSSTKNKDKARDPEMHQTRKGKQWHFGMKLHIGVDSQSGLAHSAVVTAANVHDKYPLPQLLHGEEQRVYGDSAYASQKALIHGKAPKARDFTNKRTRRKGIVDEVARRKNRNKSKIRARVEHVFAVVKRLWGFTKVRYRGLAKNANRAFVALALANLYMWRGRATAQVRP from the coding sequence ATGAATCAACTGACACTGGCGATGGCTGTCGATCAATGCGCGGGGTTCGGGGCGCAGCGCAAACCAACGCGACGTGAAGCGTTTCTTGATGAGATGAACAGGATCGTGCCTTGGGCGCAACTGTGCGCAGTGGTCGAGCCGTTCTATCCGAAACGTGGCAATGGCCGCCCGCCGATCGTGCTGGAGCGCATGCTGCGGATTCACTTTGTGCAGCACTGGTTCAACCTTGCGGACCTTGCGTGCGAAGAGGCGCTGTACGACAGTCTCAGCCTGCGCCGTTTCGTTGGGATCGACCTTGGCAGCGAAACGGTTCCGGACGCGACCACGCTGCTCAAATTCCGGCATCTGCTGGAAGAGCACAAGCTGGGCGAGCGGATCTTCGCGGAAGTGGGTCAGGTGCTGCAGGCGCGGGGAGCAAAGCTCAAGAGCGGCACGATTGTCGATGCCACACTGATCGGTGCACCCTCGTCGACGAAGAACAAGGACAAGGCGCGTGACCCCGAAATGCATCAGACACGCAAAGGCAAGCAGTGGCATTTCGGCATGAAGCTCCATATCGGCGTGGACAGTCAGAGCGGGCTTGCTCATAGCGCAGTCGTAACGGCGGCGAACGTGCATGACAAGTATCCGCTGCCACAGTTGCTGCACGGTGAGGAGCAACGCGTGTACGGCGACAGCGCATACGCGAGTCAGAAAGCGCTGATCCATGGCAAGGCACCGAAGGCGCGCGACTTCACCAACAAGCGCACGCGCCGCAAGGGCATCGTCGACGAGGTGGCGCGCCGCAAGAATCGCAACAAGTCGAAGATCCGTGCCCGGGTCGAGCATGTGTTCGCGGTCGTGAAGCGGTTGTGGGGCTTCACGAAGGTTCGCTATCGCGGTCTGGCGAAGAACGCCAATCGCGCCTTCGTTGCACTCGCGCTGGCCAATCTGTACATGTGGCGAGGTCGCGCGACGGCACAGGTGCGCCCGTAA
- a CDS encoding IS66 family transposase — protein MKNAPDLKRVPRAVQGYIHALQARVAGDAKHIGELNQRVEQLEEQLRLLQAERFAPKSEKRKDRVFDEAEQIARTEPGDEDDDGVQPELPDTGLPPASQPERRKAGRKPLPAYLTREPVEYDLPEDQRGCPCCGNQLHRIGEDVSEQLHVEVKWTVRKNVRSKWACRHCERHAEHTPVVLAPMPVQPIPGSHADASVIATVASAKYVDGMPLYRMQEALARWQIPVSRGTLAHWIIRPSELHYSRLYDALHKTLLLQPLIHGDETTVQVLKEPGRSAQSKSYMWCYRSAQDCAEPVVLFEYQPGRGQEHPKKFLGDYSGMLMSDGYSAWRTLKKAKHFGCMAHARRLFVKADKAAAKKTDSGKQKMPNARVAKALEYFQALYRVEALAKGDLPTGLTRADYTYDLRQKHSVPLLESFKAWLDELAPKVAPQSLLGKAIAYTRNQWEYLSRYVTDGCAAIDNNVIERDIRPFATSRKSWLFSDTVDGAKASATIYSLVLTCRACGVEPYDYLLHVLTELPQRAPDADVTDLLPFNYARQQQAKAQTG, from the coding sequence ATGAAGAATGCACCCGACCTCAAACGCGTACCCAGGGCGGTCCAGGGCTATATCCACGCTCTCCAGGCACGTGTAGCCGGCGACGCGAAACATATCGGCGAACTGAACCAGCGCGTCGAGCAACTCGAGGAGCAGCTCCGCCTGCTGCAGGCCGAGCGTTTCGCACCGAAAAGCGAAAAACGCAAAGATCGCGTGTTCGACGAAGCCGAGCAGATTGCACGGACCGAACCGGGCGACGAAGACGATGACGGTGTCCAGCCTGAGCTGCCCGACACCGGATTGCCACCGGCCAGCCAGCCTGAACGACGCAAGGCCGGACGCAAGCCATTGCCGGCGTACCTGACGCGTGAACCAGTCGAATACGACCTGCCGGAGGACCAGCGCGGCTGCCCCTGTTGCGGCAATCAGCTGCATCGCATCGGCGAGGACGTCAGCGAACAGTTGCACGTCGAGGTCAAGTGGACAGTCCGCAAGAACGTGCGTTCCAAGTGGGCGTGCCGGCACTGCGAGCGGCACGCCGAACATACCCCGGTCGTGCTTGCGCCGATGCCGGTTCAGCCGATCCCGGGCAGCCATGCGGACGCATCGGTGATCGCGACGGTCGCGAGCGCGAAGTACGTCGACGGCATGCCGCTGTACCGGATGCAGGAGGCACTCGCGCGCTGGCAGATCCCGGTGAGTCGCGGCACGCTCGCCCACTGGATCATTCGCCCCAGCGAACTGCACTACAGCCGCCTGTATGATGCGCTGCATAAAACGTTGCTGTTGCAGCCGCTGATCCACGGCGATGAAACGACGGTTCAGGTACTCAAGGAACCCGGCAGATCCGCGCAGAGCAAGAGTTACATGTGGTGCTACCGCAGCGCCCAGGACTGCGCCGAGCCCGTGGTGCTGTTCGAGTACCAGCCGGGGCGTGGCCAGGAGCATCCGAAGAAGTTCCTCGGCGACTACAGCGGCATGCTGATGAGCGACGGCTACAGCGCCTGGCGCACCTTGAAAAAGGCAAAGCACTTCGGCTGCATGGCTCACGCCCGCAGGCTGTTCGTCAAGGCGGACAAGGCCGCCGCGAAAAAGACGGACTCCGGCAAGCAGAAGATGCCGAACGCTCGCGTGGCGAAGGCGCTTGAGTACTTCCAGGCCCTGTACCGTGTCGAGGCGCTGGCCAAAGGCGATCTGCCTACTGGCCTGACGCGAGCCGACTACACGTACGACCTGCGGCAAAAGCACAGTGTGCCGCTGCTTGAGTCCTTCAAGGCATGGCTCGATGAACTGGCGCCGAAGGTGGCGCCCCAGAGCCTGCTCGGCAAGGCGATTGCCTACACGCGCAACCAATGGGAATATCTCAGCCGCTACGTCACTGACGGTTGCGCCGCAATCGATAACAACGTGATCGAGCGCGATATCAGGCCGTTTGCTACTTCAAGAAAATCGTGGCTGTTCAGCGACACAGTTGATGGCGCAAAGGCCAGCGCCACGATCTACAGCCTGGTCCTCACATGCCGGGCCTGCGGCGTCGAGCCGTACGACTATCTGCTGCATGTACTCACGGAGCTGCCGCAGCGTGCGCCGGATGCCGACGTGACCGACCTGCTGCCGTTCAATTATGCGCGGCAACAACAGGCCAAGGCACAGACCGGCTGA
- the tnpB gene encoding IS66 family insertion sequence element accessory protein TnpB (TnpB, as the term is used for proteins encoded by IS66 family insertion elements, is considered an accessory protein, since TnpC, encoded by a neighboring gene, is a DDE family transposase.): MLRFADDLHVYLYREPIDFRCGINTLAALVEESMQLDPLARAVYAFHNRKCDRIKLLLYERTGFWLLLRRLEEDRFVWPRRNQEVIELTTQQLHWLLDGIDIDGIDIDALRRHPVRHYQHVS, from the coding sequence ATGCTGCGCTTCGCCGATGACCTGCACGTCTACCTGTACCGCGAGCCGATCGATTTCCGTTGCGGCATCAACACCCTTGCCGCCCTGGTTGAGGAATCGATGCAGTTGGACCCGCTCGCCCGTGCCGTCTATGCATTCCACAACCGCAAATGCGATCGCATCAAGCTTCTGCTGTACGAGCGCACCGGTTTCTGGCTGCTGCTGCGTCGGCTCGAGGAAGACCGTTTCGTGTGGCCCCGGCGGAATCAGGAGGTGATCGAACTGACAACGCAGCAGCTTCACTGGTTGCTCGACGGCATCGACATCGACGGCATCGACATCGACGCGCTTCGTCGTCATCCCGTGCGCCATTACCAGCACGTCAGCTAG
- a CDS encoding transposase, with protein sequence MTDLQTDFDFLPLRVIGKSADGKNRYDREGKRKLIEACQKPGASVAGLALKAGVNANQLRKWISLARQKTRPRRARQSAPAMAPAFVPVLEVVGAEAMHLPSRPALPDAEPVAARREPMRASQRPPLPSRLVAQLPNGVSLELECAQQDTALLRAMIDALRSR encoded by the coding sequence ATGACTGACCTACAAACTGACTTTGACTTCCTGCCCCTGCGGGTGATCGGCAAATCGGCCGACGGCAAGAACCGGTACGACCGTGAGGGCAAGCGCAAGCTGATCGAGGCGTGCCAAAAGCCTGGGGCCTCCGTGGCCGGGCTGGCGCTGAAGGCTGGAGTGAACGCCAACCAGCTTCGCAAATGGATTAGCCTGGCGCGCCAAAAGACACGTCCCCGACGTGCACGGCAGTCGGCGCCAGCCATGGCACCGGCATTCGTTCCTGTTCTGGAAGTGGTTGGTGCTGAGGCGATGCACTTGCCATCCAGGCCGGCGCTGCCCGACGCTGAGCCAGTTGCGGCACGGCGCGAGCCGATGCGGGCCTCACAACGCCCGCCGTTGCCTTCACGGCTGGTGGCGCAATTGCCCAACGGGGTAAGTCTTGAACTTGAATGTGCGCAACAGGACACGGCACTGCTCAGGGCGATGATCGACGCATTGAGGAGTCGCTGA
- a CDS encoding IS3 family transposase (programmed frameshift), with product MEVLTEPERRRRRSVQEKVAIVQETLEPGATVSAVARRHGMNPNQVFAWRKQYDEGSLAAVKAGEAVVPASQLATAMKEIRELQRLLGKKTQEAEILKEAVEYGRFKKLDCALALTARGRPMKTVCDVLGVARSALAVRKTRSPDWQDGRRARQTDDTELVAAIHEHVAGLPTYGYRRVWALLRRSHETTGAPCVNAKRVYRVMRDHQLLLRRLGQRRDTRRHDGRIAVDQSNVRWCSDGFKFRCDDGSPLRVTFALDCHDREAISWAATTGGHSGDVVRDVMLAAVEQRFGTTQADAPIEWLSDNGSAYIDHRTRSFARELGLEPLTTPVRSPQSNGMAESFVKTIKHDYIAFMHKPDVPTALTHLAGVFEHYNEQHPHKALKYRSPREFRRTAASST from the exons ATTGAAGTTCTGACCGAGCCAGAGCGCCGTCGTCGGCGTTCGGTTCAAGAAAAAGTGGCCATCGTGCAGGAAACCCTGGAGCCGGGAGCAACGGTTTCGGCCGTTGCCCGTCGGCACGGGATGAACCCAAACCAGGTGTTTGCGTGGCGCAAGCAATACGATGAAGGCAGCCTGGCTGCGGTGAAGGCTGGAGAAGCCGTGGTGCCCGCCTCGCAGTTAGCCACAGCGATGAAGGAAATCAGGGAGCTGCAGCGTCTGCTTGGCAAAAAGACGCAGGAGGCAGAAATCCTGAAGGAAGCAGTCGAGTATGGCCGCT TCAAAAAACTGGATTGCGCGCTCGCCCTTACTGCCCGGGGACGACCAATGAAAACGGTCTGCGATGTTCTCGGCGTTGCGCGCTCTGCTCTGGCAGTCAGAAAAACCCGGTCTCCGGACTGGCAGGACGGACGCCGCGCCCGACAGACCGACGACACGGAGCTGGTCGCCGCAATCCACGAACATGTGGCGGGCTTGCCGACTTACGGATACCGGCGAGTCTGGGCGCTGCTGCGACGTAGTCACGAAACGACAGGTGCGCCGTGCGTGAACGCCAAGCGGGTCTATCGCGTCATGCGCGACCATCAGTTGCTCCTTCGGCGCCTTGGCCAACGTCGTGATACCCGCCGACATGATGGGCGCATCGCCGTTGACCAGAGCAATGTCCGCTGGTGCTCGGACGGTTTCAAGTTCCGTTGTGACGACGGCTCGCCGTTGCGCGTGACGTTTGCGTTGGACTGCCACGACCGGGAAGCCATCAGCTGGGCAGCGACTACTGGCGGCCACAGCGGTGACGTCGTGCGTGACGTGATGCTCGCAGCGGTCGAGCAACGCTTCGGCACGACGCAGGCAGACGCGCCCATCGAATGGCTGTCGGACAATGGCTCTGCCTACATCGACCATCGCACGCGCAGTTTCGCTCGCGAGCTGGGTCTGGAGCCGTTGACTACACCCGTTCGTTCGCCGCAGAGTAACGGCATGGCCGAGTCGTTCGTGAAGACAATCAAACACGATTACATCGCCTTCATGCACAAGCCTGATGTGCCAACAGCGCTCACACATCTGGCCGGCGTCTTTGAACACTATAACGAGCAACACCCGCATAAGGCATTAAAGTACCGCTCCCCACGGGAGTTCCGGCGAACCGCTGCATCATCAACTTAA
- a CDS encoding MMPL family transporter produces the protein MKKPLVVRVVALSVRHPIMVVVLSLVVATLSGYYVANHFRINTDSSRLLGSNKQWAAREKAMEEAFPQRGETMLVVVEADAPEFAAAAANALTAALQKETQDFVSVAQPGGGTFFERNGLLFLSLDEVRSTTAQLVKARPLLNSLAHDPSLAGLANLLTASLLLPLQAGQVKLEDMSHLLSKSANVLDHVLAGQPGAFSWRALASGGTLATPARAFITVRSVVDYHALQAGARASNRVRATASSLHLDDRYGARIRITGEQPLADEEFASIKDGAVTNGIATFLCVLAVLWLALRSGRLIVAVFITLFVGLAVTAALGLLMVSAFNMISVAFMVLFVGLGVDFGVQFGVKYRDERHREDRLAVALVNTADAIGIRLRLATIAVAISFFSFWPTAYRGVSELGKIAGVGMLVAYLTNVTLLPALLKIFNPPGEAASPGFPGLAPIDAFLARNRTPVLIWTAIVILGASPSLLHLRFDFNPLHLKDPHTESMSTLLSLKDEPEAAVNNVRVLAPSLAEADRIAARLSRLPQVGRTATLSTFIPADQPQKLALVTVAAQQLLPALTQTPTPPVPGDLTIAALKRAANQLALAAEDHPGPGASEAKHLSGTLVRLATADAATRDRAEKAMAEPLQISLGQLAALLQPAAITRANLPPTIARDWISANGKALVEVSPKVPAGIDPGDDTMLRNFAKAVQAVEPGATGGPISILHAANTIVIAFVQATCLALLSITVLLWVALGRLDDVLRTLIPLLVSAVLTLEVCGVLHMPLNFANIIALPLMLGIGVAFKIYYVMAWRSGRTGLLQSGLTQAVLCSAATTATAFGSLWLSHHPGTASMGRLLALSLVCTLISAVVFQPVLMGRPRNVLSQ, from the coding sequence ATGAAAAAGCCACTCGTTGTTCGTGTCGTCGCCTTGTCAGTCCGACACCCGATTATGGTGGTTGTGCTTTCGCTTGTGGTAGCGACTCTTAGCGGCTACTACGTCGCAAACCACTTCAGGATCAACACGGACAGTAGCCGCCTTCTGGGAAGCAACAAACAATGGGCCGCGCGCGAGAAAGCGATGGAAGAGGCGTTTCCACAAAGAGGGGAGACAATGCTCGTCGTGGTGGAAGCAGATGCGCCAGAGTTCGCCGCCGCCGCCGCGAATGCGCTTACCGCCGCGCTGCAAAAGGAAACCCAGGACTTCGTTTCGGTTGCCCAACCGGGCGGCGGAACGTTCTTCGAGCGCAACGGCCTCCTGTTTCTTTCTCTCGATGAGGTCCGGTCGACGACCGCGCAACTCGTGAAGGCGCGACCGTTGCTTAACTCGCTGGCGCATGACCCGAGTCTCGCGGGCCTTGCGAACTTACTCACGGCGAGTCTATTGTTGCCGCTACAGGCTGGGCAGGTGAAGCTTGAAGATATGAGCCATCTCCTGTCGAAAAGTGCCAATGTCCTTGACCACGTGCTGGCAGGGCAGCCGGGGGCCTTTTCGTGGCGGGCACTGGCGAGCGGGGGCACGCTCGCCACGCCGGCACGCGCATTCATTACCGTGCGTTCGGTTGTTGACTATCACGCGCTGCAGGCCGGCGCCCGCGCGTCAAACAGGGTGCGAGCGACGGCCAGTTCGCTCCACCTTGATGATCGATATGGTGCACGTATCCGGATTACCGGTGAACAACCGCTCGCAGACGAGGAGTTCGCATCCATAAAGGACGGCGCGGTAACCAATGGCATCGCGACTTTTCTGTGCGTGCTGGCCGTTCTATGGTTGGCGCTTCGCTCGGGGCGATTGATCGTCGCCGTGTTCATCACACTGTTTGTCGGCCTGGCTGTCACGGCCGCGCTGGGCCTGCTGATGGTCAGCGCCTTTAATATGATTTCGGTCGCGTTCATGGTGTTGTTTGTCGGACTCGGCGTCGACTTTGGCGTGCAGTTCGGTGTGAAGTACCGGGATGAGCGGCATCGCGAGGACCGGCTTGCCGTTGCGTTGGTCAACACGGCTGATGCCATCGGCATACGGTTGCGGCTTGCGACCATCGCTGTTGCAATAAGTTTTTTTTCCTTTTGGCCCACTGCTTACCGGGGCGTATCAGAACTCGGGAAAATCGCGGGCGTCGGTATGCTCGTTGCCTATCTGACTAATGTGACGCTGCTACCCGCGCTTCTGAAGATTTTCAATCCGCCCGGAGAAGCGGCGTCGCCCGGTTTTCCCGGGCTGGCGCCTATCGATGCGTTTCTCGCTCGCAACCGAACACCGGTACTGATTTGGACCGCCATCGTCATTCTTGGCGCATCGCCATCGCTGTTACATTTGCGTTTCGACTTTAACCCCCTGCATCTGAAGGATCCACACACGGAGTCGATGTCGACCCTGCTGTCTCTGAAGGATGAGCCCGAAGCTGCCGTCAACAATGTACGTGTGCTCGCACCGTCACTGGCAGAGGCCGACAGGATCGCAGCACGTCTGTCCCGACTGCCGCAAGTCGGTCGCACAGCGACGCTGTCGACGTTTATTCCCGCGGATCAACCACAAAAACTCGCACTGGTTACGGTCGCTGCACAGCAACTGCTGCCTGCGCTGACGCAGACACCGACACCGCCGGTTCCGGGCGACCTGACGATCGCCGCGTTGAAACGTGCTGCCAATCAGCTAGCCCTCGCGGCCGAAGACCATCCTGGGCCCGGGGCGTCCGAAGCGAAACACCTGTCCGGCACGCTAGTAAGGCTCGCGACAGCGGATGCCGCTACTCGCGACCGTGCGGAAAAAGCGATGGCTGAACCCTTGCAGATCTCACTTGGACAACTCGCGGCACTATTACAGCCTGCTGCGATTACGCGCGCGAATCTGCCGCCGACGATTGCGCGAGACTGGATCTCAGCCAATGGCAAGGCACTCGTTGAGGTCTCGCCGAAGGTGCCGGCGGGCATTGATCCCGGTGATGACACTATGTTGCGGAACTTTGCGAAAGCGGTACAGGCGGTCGAGCCGGGGGCGACGGGTGGCCCGATCTCGATCCTTCACGCGGCGAACACGATCGTCATTGCATTCGTGCAGGCGACATGTCTCGCGCTGTTGTCGATCACGGTCCTCCTCTGGGTGGCGCTGGGCCGCTTAGATGACGTCCTGCGTACACTGATCCCTCTGCTCGTTTCGGCGGTCCTGACACTTGAAGTGTGTGGCGTACTTCACATGCCGCTCAATTTCGCAAATATCATTGCGCTTCCCTTGATGCTTGGCATTGGCGTCGCCTTCAAAATCTACTACGTGATGGCCTGGCGCAGCGGTCGTACTGGCTTGTTGCAGTCAGGCCTCACTCAGGCAGTCCTGTGCAGTGCCGCCACCACGGCTACTGCGTTCGGCAGCCTTTGGCTGTCGCACCATCCTGGCACTGCCAGCATGGGACGGCTGCTCGCGTTGTCGCTTGTTTGCACGCTGATCAGCGCAGTGGTGTTCCAGCCGGTACTGATGGGCAGGCCACGTAACGTATTGTCGCAGTAA
- a CDS encoding helix-turn-helix domain-containing protein gives MTGIAAGTARVRCGVSRSTLRKWLGRYRDAGKEGLRARSRIAALSTVQTGRSPNVRMTILRQRAWYKGMRAHLFSTMIGRRWQPTLAIR, from the coding sequence ATGACGGGTATCGCTGCCGGTACGGCACGCGTGCGCTGTGGCGTTTCGAGATCGACGCTTCGCAAATGGTTAGGACGCTACCGCGATGCCGGCAAAGAAGGTCTGCGTGCTCGAAGTCGCATCGCGGCCCTCTCGACAGTCCAAACCGGAAGGTCTCCGAATGTTCGAATGACGATTTTGCGGCAACGTGCCTGGTACAAGGGAATGCGCGCGCACCTTTTCAGCACGATGATTGGCCGACGTTGGCAACCGACATTGGCAATTCGCTGA
- a CDS encoding amino acid permease, which translates to MSLFRKKNVEHMLIGAQEAGLQKALGALDLTFLGVGAIIGTGIFVLTGTGAVQAGPALMISFLMAATACGFAALAYAEFASTIPVAGSIYTYSYATLGELAAWIIGWDLMLEYGLATSAVSVGWSGYLQSLLSGFGISLPVGLTAAPGALPGHETLFNLPAFLVMMAITTLLSIGVRESTRVNNLMVAIKVTVVLLVIAVGAFHVTPANWHPFMPNGWHGVFGAAAVMFFAFIGFDAVSSAAEEVKNPKRDLPVGIIASLGVCAVLYVAVAAVVTGIVPFAQFANVSHPVSYALQVAGQTWVAGFIDLGAVLGMLTVILVMAYGQTRVIFAMSRDGLLPARFSRVHPRFATPFLTTWVVGVFFGLIGALVPLNVLAELINIGTLAAFSMVSIAVLILRRTHPELPRAFRCPGVPVVPVLAVASCLFLMINLQIITWLAFVIWLLIGMVVYFGYSRRHSKLAHGA; encoded by the coding sequence ATGTCCCTCTTTCGCAAGAAAAACGTCGAACACATGCTCATCGGCGCACAAGAGGCCGGACTCCAGAAGGCGCTCGGCGCGCTCGATCTCACTTTCCTCGGCGTCGGCGCCATCATCGGCACTGGCATTTTCGTGCTGACGGGCACGGGCGCGGTCCAGGCCGGCCCCGCGCTGATGATCTCATTCCTGATGGCGGCGACCGCCTGCGGATTCGCTGCGCTCGCGTACGCCGAATTCGCGTCGACGATTCCCGTAGCCGGATCGATTTATACCTATTCGTACGCAACGCTCGGCGAACTCGCTGCATGGATCATCGGCTGGGACCTGATGCTCGAATACGGGCTGGCGACGTCGGCGGTGTCGGTCGGCTGGTCGGGGTATCTGCAGTCGCTGCTGTCGGGCTTCGGCATCTCGCTGCCGGTCGGGCTCACCGCCGCACCCGGTGCGTTGCCGGGCCACGAAACGCTCTTCAACCTGCCCGCGTTCCTGGTGATGATGGCGATCACGACGCTGCTGTCGATTGGCGTGCGCGAATCGACCCGCGTGAACAACCTGATGGTCGCGATCAAGGTGACTGTCGTGCTGCTGGTGATCGCGGTCGGTGCGTTCCATGTAACTCCCGCGAACTGGCATCCGTTCATGCCGAACGGCTGGCACGGTGTGTTCGGCGCAGCAGCGGTAATGTTTTTCGCGTTCATCGGCTTCGACGCGGTGTCGTCGGCGGCAGAGGAGGTGAAAAATCCGAAGCGCGATCTGCCGGTCGGCATCATCGCGTCGCTCGGTGTGTGCGCGGTACTATACGTCGCGGTAGCAGCCGTCGTAACGGGCATCGTGCCGTTCGCGCAGTTCGCCAACGTTTCTCATCCGGTGTCGTACGCGTTGCAGGTTGCGGGTCAAACCTGGGTCGCAGGTTTCATCGATCTTGGGGCCGTGCTCGGTATGCTCACCGTGATTCTCGTGATGGCGTACGGCCAGACACGCGTGATCTTCGCGATGTCGCGCGACGGCCTGTTGCCTGCACGGTTCTCGCGCGTGCATCCGCGTTTCGCGACACCCTTCCTCACGACCTGGGTTGTCGGCGTTTTCTTCGGCCTGATCGGCGCGCTGGTGCCGCTCAATGTGCTCGCTGAACTGATCAACATCGGGACGCTTGCCGCATTCTCGATGGTGTCAATCGCCGTCCTGATCCTGCGCCGCACGCACCCTGAACTGCCGCGCGCGTTCCGCTGCCCGGGTGTACCTGTCGTCCCGGTGCTGGCCGTCGCGTCGTGCCTCTTCCTGATGATCAATCTGCAAATCATCACGTGGCTAGCGTTTGTCATCTGGCTATTGATCGGCATGGTGGTCTATTTCGGATATTCACGCCGCCATTCGAAGCTTGCGCATGGAGCGTGA